A genomic window from Balaenoptera acutorostrata chromosome 20, mBalAcu1.1, whole genome shotgun sequence includes:
- the FADS6 gene encoding fatty acid desaturase 6 — translation MRGSYLRSGNQGRPSGVSPGVSVSPPRPRRGRWTASCFWLLLASPPPRICALLLRRFWSCPPGGWPRAGSPPRAAGGARAPGTRPDTGGRVIPAARVTPPRPAPARALRLARPAPQTLRVLRVLRGRRARRAEPMELARGALRASGGAEALLGELEVRVQDMVRVSSWWERHGVDCAILALSLLALPPGFLCLRSENLLVFALGIAILGVCHYTLTVKGSHLATHGALTESKRWSKIWVLFFVEVCTSFTAEHAKYGHVKMHHGYTNVLGLGDSSTWRLPCLNRYVYMFLAPLLIPIITPLVAVERLREVELRTALRTLGLISLGLYSHYWLLLNVSGFQSPSSALACMLITRSLLAHPYLHVNIFQHIGLPMFSRDKKPQRIHMMSLGVLNLPRLPVLDWAFGHSLISCHVEHHLFPRLSDNMCLKVKPVVSQFLRDKQLPYNEDSYLARFRLFLHHYEELMVQTPPITELVGLQ, via the exons ATGCGAGGGAGTTATTTGAGATCAGGCAATCAGGGAAGGCCCTCGGGGGTCTCCCCTGGGGTCTCTgtgtccccgccccgcccccgccggggCCGCTGGACCGCGAGCTGCTTCTGGCTCCTGctggcctccccacccccgcgCATCTGCGCGCTCCTCCTGCGGCGATTCTGGTCCTGCCCGCCAGGAGGGTGGCCCCGGGCCGGGTCGCCGCCGCGCGCGGCAGGAGGAGCCCGGGCGCCCGGCACGCGCCCAGACACCGGGGGGCGGGTGATCCCAGCCGCGCGCGTGACTCCGCCCCGGCCCGCCCCAGCTCGCGCTCTGCGTCTAGCCCGCCCGGCGCCGCAGACGCTCCGGGTCCTCCGAGTCCTCCGCGGGCGCCGAGCCCGGCGCGCGGAGCCCATGGAGCTGGCGCGGGGCGCGCTCCGTGCGAGCGGCGGGGCTGAGGCGCTGCTGGGCGAGCTGGAGGTGCGGGTCCAGGACATGGTGAGGGTGAGCTCGTGGTGGGAGCGCCACGGCGTGGACTGCGCCATCCTCGCGCTCAGCCTCCTCGCCTTGCCACCCG GGTTCCTGTGCCTGCGCTCTGAGAATCTCCTGGTCTTTGCCCTGGGCATCGCCATCCTGGGTGTGTGCCACTACACGCTCACTGTCAAGGGCAGCCACCTTGCCACTCATGGTGCCCTCACCGAGTCCAAACGCTGGAGCAAGATCTGGGTGCTTTTCTTTGTGGAG GTATGCACGTCCTTCACTGCAGAGCACGCCAAGTACGGACACGTCAAGATGCACCATGGCTACACCAACGTGCTGGGCCTGGGGGACTCGAGCACGTGGAGGCTGCCCTGCCTCAACCGCTACGTCTACATGTTCCTCGCTCCTCTCTTGATCCCCATCATAACCCCGCTGGTGGCTGTCG AACGGCTGAGAGAGGTGGAGCTCAGGACAGCCCTGCGGACGCTTGGCCTGATTTCCCTGGGCCTTTATTCTCACTACTGGCTGCTCCTGAATGTGTCTGGCTTCCAGAGCCCCAGCTCAGCCCTGGCCTGCATGCTTATCACCAGATCCCTGCTGGCCCACCCTTACCTTCACGTCAACATCTTCCAG CACATCGGGCTGCCCATGTTCTCCCGGGACAAGAAGCCCCAACGGATTCACATGATGAGCCTGGGGGTGCTTAACCTGCCCCGGCTGCCCGTGCTGGACTGGGCGTTCGGCCACTCCCTCATCAGCTGCCACGTGGAGCACCACCTCTTCCCCAGGCTCTCCGACAACATGTGCCTGAAG GTGAAGCCCGTGGTGTCCCAGTTCCTCCGTGACAAGCAGCTGCCGTACAACGAGGACTCCTACCTGGCTCGCTTCCGGCTGTTTCTCCACCACTACGAGGAGCTCATGGTGCAGACCCCTCCCATCACAGAGCTGGTGGGGCTGCAGTGA
- the FDXR gene encoding NADPH:adrenodoxin oxidoreductase, mitochondrial isoform X3 has translation MAPRCWRWWPWLAWPRTRPPPSESTQTSGNSDEVRDPANAKALRKKRRRAQMRVKPGKLRFLLDTEEQTPQICVVGSGPAGFYTAQHLLKHHSRAHVDIYEKQLVPFGLVRFGVAPDHPEVKNVINTFTRTAHSDRCAFHGNVVVGRDVTVQELRDAYHAVVLSYGAEDHQALEIPGEELPGVFSARAFVGWYNGLPENRELAPDLSCDTAVVLGQGNVALDVARILLTPPEHLEKTDITEAALGALRQSQVKTVWIVGRRGALQVAFTIKELREMIQLPGTRPILDPADFLGLQDRIKEVPRPRKRLMELLLRAATEKPGVAEAARWASAPRAWGLRFLRSPQQVLPSPDGRRAAGIRLAVTRLEGVGEATRAVATGDVEDLPCGLVLSSIGYKSRPIDPSVPFDPKLGVIPNMEGRVVDMPGLYCSGWVKRGPTGVITTTMTDSFVTGQILLQDLKAGLLPSGPRPGYAAVRALLSSRGVWPVSFSDWEKLDAEEVSRGQGVGKPREKLLDPQEMLRLLGR, from the exons ATGGCTCCGCGCTGTTGGCGCTGGTGGCCCTGGTTGGCATGGCCTCGGACCCGGCCGCCTCCTTCCGAGAGCACCCAGA CCTCTGGGAATTCAGATGAAGTAAGGGACCCTGCAAACGCCAAAGCtttgaggaaaaagagaaggagggcACAGATGAGGGTGAAGCCTGGGAAACTCCGTTTTCTGTTGGACACTGAA GAGCAGACCCCCCAGATCTGTGTGGTGGGCAGTGGCCCAGCTGGCTTTTATACCGCCCAACACCTGCTAAAG CACCACTCCCGCGCCCATGTGGACATTTACGAGAAGCAGCTGGTGCCCTTCGGCCTGGTGCGCTTTGGCGTGGCGCCCGACCACCCCGAGGTGAAG AATGTCATCAACACTTTTACCCGGACGGCCCACTCTGACCGCTGTGCCTTCCACGGCAACGTGGTGGTGGGCAGGGATGTGACCGTGCAGGAGCTGCGGGACGCCTACCACGCCGTGGTGCTG AGCTACGGGGCAGAGGACCATCAGGCCCTGGAGATCCCCGGAGAGGAGCTGCCTGGCGTGTTCTCAGCCCGGGCCTTTGTGGGCTGGTACAACGGGCTTCCTGAGAACCGGGAG CTGGCGCCGGACCTGAGCTGTGACACGGCCGTGGTCCTGGGGCAGGGGAATGTGGCTCTGGATGTGGCCCGGATCCTGCTGACGCCACCTGAGCACCTGGAG AAAACGGATATCACGGAGGCTGCCCTGGGGGCACTGAGACAGAGTCAGGTGAAGACGGTGTGGATAGTGGGCCGACGTGGAGCCCTGCAAGTGGCCTTCACCATTAAG GAGCTTCGGGAGATGATTCAGTTACCAGGAACTCGGCCCATTTTGGATCCTGCGGATTTCTTGGGCCTTCAGGACAGAATCAAGG AGGTCCCTCGCCCGAGGAAGCGGCTGATGGAACTACTGCTTCGAGCAGCCACGGAGAAGCCAGGGGTGGCGGAGGCTGCCCGCTGGGCATCGGCCCCCCGCGCCTGGGGCCTCCGCTTTCTCCGAAGCCCGCAGCAGGTGCTGCCCTCGCCAGATGGGCGGCGAGCGGCAGGCATCCGCCTGGCAGTCACCAGACTGGAG GGTGTTGGTGAGGCCACCCGGGCAGTGGCCACTGGAGACGTGGAGGACCTCCCCTGTGGGCTGGTGCTGAGCAGCATTGGGTATAAGAGCCGCCCCATCGACCCCAGTGTGCCCTTTGACCCCAAACTCGGGGTCATCCCCAACATGGAGGGCCGGGTTGTGGATATGCCAG GCCTCTACTGCAGCGGCTGGGTGAAGCGGGGGCCCACAGGCGTCATCACCACTACCATGACTGACAGCTTCGTCACCGGCCAGATTCTGCTGCAGGACCTGAAAGCGGGGCTGCTGCCGTCTGGCCCCAGGCCTGGCTATGCGGCCGTCAGGGCCCTGCTCAGCAGCCGAG GGGTCTGGCCTGTGTCTTTCTCGGACTGGGAGAAGCTGGATGCTGAGGAGGTGTCCCGGGGCCAGGGTGTGGGGAAGCCCAGGGAGAAGCTGCTGGATCCTCAGGAGATGCTGCGGCTGCTGGGACGCTGA
- the FDXR gene encoding NADPH:adrenodoxin oxidoreductase, mitochondrial isoform X1 → MAPRCWRWWPWLAWPRTRPPPSESTQSFRQQFSTQEQTPQICVVGSGPAGFYTAQHLLKHHSRAHVDIYEKQLVPFGLVRFGVAPDHPEVKNVINTFTRTAHSDRCAFHGNVVVGRDVTVQELRDAYHAVVLSYGAEDHQALEIPGEELPGVFSARAFVGWYNGLPENRELAPDLSCDTAVVLGQGNVALDVARILLTPPEHLEKTDITEAALGALRQSQVKTVWIVGRRGALQVAFTIKELREMIQLPGTRPILDPADFLGLQDRIKEVPRPRKRLMELLLRAATEKPGVAEAARWASAPRAWGLRFLRSPQQVLPSPDGRRAAGIRLAVTRLEGVGEATRAVATGDVEDLPCGLVLSSIGYKSRPIDPSVPFDPKLGVIPNMEGRVVDMPGLYCSGWVKRGPTGVITTTMTDSFVTGQILLQDLKAGLLPSGPRPGYAAVRALLSSRGVWPVSFSDWEKLDAEEVSRGQGVGKPREKLLDPQEMLRLLGR, encoded by the exons ATGGCTCCGCGCTGTTGGCGCTGGTGGCCCTGGTTGGCATGGCCTCGGACCCGGCCGCCTCCTTCCGAGAGCACCCAGA GCTTCCGCCAGCAGTTCTCCACACAGGAGCAGACCCCCCAGATCTGTGTGGTGGGCAGTGGCCCAGCTGGCTTTTATACCGCCCAACACCTGCTAAAG CACCACTCCCGCGCCCATGTGGACATTTACGAGAAGCAGCTGGTGCCCTTCGGCCTGGTGCGCTTTGGCGTGGCGCCCGACCACCCCGAGGTGAAG AATGTCATCAACACTTTTACCCGGACGGCCCACTCTGACCGCTGTGCCTTCCACGGCAACGTGGTGGTGGGCAGGGATGTGACCGTGCAGGAGCTGCGGGACGCCTACCACGCCGTGGTGCTG AGCTACGGGGCAGAGGACCATCAGGCCCTGGAGATCCCCGGAGAGGAGCTGCCTGGCGTGTTCTCAGCCCGGGCCTTTGTGGGCTGGTACAACGGGCTTCCTGAGAACCGGGAG CTGGCGCCGGACCTGAGCTGTGACACGGCCGTGGTCCTGGGGCAGGGGAATGTGGCTCTGGATGTGGCCCGGATCCTGCTGACGCCACCTGAGCACCTGGAG AAAACGGATATCACGGAGGCTGCCCTGGGGGCACTGAGACAGAGTCAGGTGAAGACGGTGTGGATAGTGGGCCGACGTGGAGCCCTGCAAGTGGCCTTCACCATTAAG GAGCTTCGGGAGATGATTCAGTTACCAGGAACTCGGCCCATTTTGGATCCTGCGGATTTCTTGGGCCTTCAGGACAGAATCAAGG AGGTCCCTCGCCCGAGGAAGCGGCTGATGGAACTACTGCTTCGAGCAGCCACGGAGAAGCCAGGGGTGGCGGAGGCTGCCCGCTGGGCATCGGCCCCCCGCGCCTGGGGCCTCCGCTTTCTCCGAAGCCCGCAGCAGGTGCTGCCCTCGCCAGATGGGCGGCGAGCGGCAGGCATCCGCCTGGCAGTCACCAGACTGGAG GGTGTTGGTGAGGCCACCCGGGCAGTGGCCACTGGAGACGTGGAGGACCTCCCCTGTGGGCTGGTGCTGAGCAGCATTGGGTATAAGAGCCGCCCCATCGACCCCAGTGTGCCCTTTGACCCCAAACTCGGGGTCATCCCCAACATGGAGGGCCGGGTTGTGGATATGCCAG GCCTCTACTGCAGCGGCTGGGTGAAGCGGGGGCCCACAGGCGTCATCACCACTACCATGACTGACAGCTTCGTCACCGGCCAGATTCTGCTGCAGGACCTGAAAGCGGGGCTGCTGCCGTCTGGCCCCAGGCCTGGCTATGCGGCCGTCAGGGCCCTGCTCAGCAGCCGAG GGGTCTGGCCTGTGTCTTTCTCGGACTGGGAGAAGCTGGATGCTGAGGAGGTGTCCCGGGGCCAGGGTGTGGGGAAGCCCAGGGAGAAGCTGCTGGATCCTCAGGAGATGCTGCGGCTGCTGGGACGCTGA
- the FDXR gene encoding NADPH:adrenodoxin oxidoreductase, mitochondrial isoform X2 has product MAPRCWRWWPWLAWPRTRPPPSESTQSFRQQFSTQEQTPQICVVGSGPAGFYTAQHLLKHHSRAHVDIYEKQLVPFGLVRFGVAPDHPEVKNVINTFTRTAHSDRCAFHGNVVVGRDVTVQELRDAYHAVVLSYGAEDHQALEIPGEELPGVFSARAFVGWYNGLPENRELAPDLSCDTAVVLGQGNVALDVARILLTPPEHLEELREMIQLPGTRPILDPADFLGLQDRIKEVPRPRKRLMELLLRAATEKPGVAEAARWASAPRAWGLRFLRSPQQVLPSPDGRRAAGIRLAVTRLEGVGEATRAVATGDVEDLPCGLVLSSIGYKSRPIDPSVPFDPKLGVIPNMEGRVVDMPGLYCSGWVKRGPTGVITTTMTDSFVTGQILLQDLKAGLLPSGPRPGYAAVRALLSSRGVWPVSFSDWEKLDAEEVSRGQGVGKPREKLLDPQEMLRLLGR; this is encoded by the exons ATGGCTCCGCGCTGTTGGCGCTGGTGGCCCTGGTTGGCATGGCCTCGGACCCGGCCGCCTCCTTCCGAGAGCACCCAGA GCTTCCGCCAGCAGTTCTCCACACAGGAGCAGACCCCCCAGATCTGTGTGGTGGGCAGTGGCCCAGCTGGCTTTTATACCGCCCAACACCTGCTAAAG CACCACTCCCGCGCCCATGTGGACATTTACGAGAAGCAGCTGGTGCCCTTCGGCCTGGTGCGCTTTGGCGTGGCGCCCGACCACCCCGAGGTGAAG AATGTCATCAACACTTTTACCCGGACGGCCCACTCTGACCGCTGTGCCTTCCACGGCAACGTGGTGGTGGGCAGGGATGTGACCGTGCAGGAGCTGCGGGACGCCTACCACGCCGTGGTGCTG AGCTACGGGGCAGAGGACCATCAGGCCCTGGAGATCCCCGGAGAGGAGCTGCCTGGCGTGTTCTCAGCCCGGGCCTTTGTGGGCTGGTACAACGGGCTTCCTGAGAACCGGGAG CTGGCGCCGGACCTGAGCTGTGACACGGCCGTGGTCCTGGGGCAGGGGAATGTGGCTCTGGATGTGGCCCGGATCCTGCTGACGCCACCTGAGCACCTGGAG GAGCTTCGGGAGATGATTCAGTTACCAGGAACTCGGCCCATTTTGGATCCTGCGGATTTCTTGGGCCTTCAGGACAGAATCAAGG AGGTCCCTCGCCCGAGGAAGCGGCTGATGGAACTACTGCTTCGAGCAGCCACGGAGAAGCCAGGGGTGGCGGAGGCTGCCCGCTGGGCATCGGCCCCCCGCGCCTGGGGCCTCCGCTTTCTCCGAAGCCCGCAGCAGGTGCTGCCCTCGCCAGATGGGCGGCGAGCGGCAGGCATCCGCCTGGCAGTCACCAGACTGGAG GGTGTTGGTGAGGCCACCCGGGCAGTGGCCACTGGAGACGTGGAGGACCTCCCCTGTGGGCTGGTGCTGAGCAGCATTGGGTATAAGAGCCGCCCCATCGACCCCAGTGTGCCCTTTGACCCCAAACTCGGGGTCATCCCCAACATGGAGGGCCGGGTTGTGGATATGCCAG GCCTCTACTGCAGCGGCTGGGTGAAGCGGGGGCCCACAGGCGTCATCACCACTACCATGACTGACAGCTTCGTCACCGGCCAGATTCTGCTGCAGGACCTGAAAGCGGGGCTGCTGCCGTCTGGCCCCAGGCCTGGCTATGCGGCCGTCAGGGCCCTGCTCAGCAGCCGAG GGGTCTGGCCTGTGTCTTTCTCGGACTGGGAGAAGCTGGATGCTGAGGAGGTGTCCCGGGGCCAGGGTGTGGGGAAGCCCAGGGAGAAGCTGCTGGATCCTCAGGAGATGCTGCGGCTGCTGGGACGCTGA